Genomic segment of Pseudothermotoga hypogea DSM 11164 = NBRC 106472:
CGGTTCTTCAGCCAAGTTCTTCAGATATCTTTCGATCTTTCCCGAGTAACGCGTGGAGATGTGATAGAGAACGAGTTTCTTCACCCTCGCCTCTCTGGCGATGGAGAGTACTTCGTCCAGCGCAGCGTGTGCGTTCATCTTTCTGTCTTCCTTCTTCAAGAAGGTGCACTCGTGCAGGAGTATCTCCGTTTCAAATGCGTCCGACGGGTCTATTCCATAGGTATCACCAGAGATGGTGAGAACCTTTTTTTCGTATGCTTCTGTGATGTTCTCCTGACCGAGCTCCTTAGAAAGGTGCGCGATCTCAGATTCTTTCAGGTTCTTGAATTCTTCTTTCAACCTTCTTCGCACTTCGATCACGTTGTAGCCGAAACTCTGGTCATACTGTGTGTGCCTGACCCTGAAAGGCACGACGTACCTTGCAAAGCTTCCAGCCTGCCTCAGAAAGATCTTTTGACCCGCAGTTATTGGGACAAGGTTGAGCTCGAACCTCAGGTCCCCGTTGACTTTCACAATGAACTGGAGCCATTCTTCAACTGCCGTGTTCCCCTTTGGGTAGTATATCGTGAGGGGTTTTTCCCTGTCACCCATAGAGTTGTTGCGCGAATTTATTATCGTCCATAGACCGGATATGTGGTCAACGTGACCGTGGGTGAGAAAGATGTACTTTATGGCGTAGATTCTGTTTGCCATGGTCAAAGAAACGCCTTCACCGGCGTCGAACAGGATCCTTTCCGGAGCATAATAAATCCAGGTCGAATACAGTGCCTTGGAGTATATTTGAAGTATCAGCTTTCTTCACTCCTTCTGTTCAGCGATGACTTCCACTTTGACCGTACCCTTGACGCCCCCTGGAAGTCTCAGTTTCACATCGTACAGTCCAATCTCCTTGATGGGTTTTTCGAGCTCGATCCATCTCTTGTCGATCTGCGTCCCGACGCTGTCACTCAAAATTTCTGCGAGTGCCACGCCCGTGAGAGCTCCGAAGAGCTTTCCACCTGCTCCAGCCTTCACCTCGATCCTGTGCACCTTTCTTTGAAGTTGCTTCAAGATCTCCTCGCTCCTTTTGCGCATCAGGTCTTCCCTGTGTTCTTTCAAGGCTCTTTCGTTCTCTATTTTCTTGATCTCACCCTCCGTGGCGGGCCTGGCGAGACCTTTGGGTATCAAATAGTTCCTCGCGTACCCGTCGCTCACTTCCTTCACTTCGTTGGCTTTTCCCATACCGGGAATATCCTTGAGCAATATGACCTTCACACTTCTTTCCCCCTTCCTCAAATTCATTATACTTGTTTGATCGACCAACGCTTCCAAAATTTATCTTTCGTTTCAAGCGCACAAAGAGCAGTTCATCACGGGCAAGACGTTCGTGGGATATACTTTTTCTGGGTGAGAGTGTGGAGTACGATGTGTACTTGAAAATGGACAGCAACGACGTTCACACGTTGAGCTACATACTCGAGGTCGAGGACAACCTTCTGAACATGAGAAAGTACGAAAACGGTGTTTTAAGAATACTCGTGCCTGCGGATCTGCTCGACGAGTTGCTGAACTTCTTACACAACGTCAAAAACTGTGTGAAATTCGAACTTGTGGACGTGAGGTTGAACCGTGGGATTATTTGATCTTCTCAAACCCGACGAGTTTGTGAACGATCTGAGGAACTTACAGATCGAGAGGTACCTTTCGATGGGGAAGGACGTGTTTGTCTTTGATTTCGACAACACTCTTGGACTCTGGAGAAACGCGGAGATAAAGGAAGATCTCAAAGACATGCTCGAACACTTAAAATCGAAGGGCGCGAGGGTCCTCATCGTGTCGAACGGTCGGCCAAGAAAGTTGAAGGGCCTCAACGATTTCGACGTTATATGGCGTGCCGGGAAACCTTTTTCCACAAAGTTGAAGAAGATCTTCGAAGATTTTGAACCTTCCCGGGTAGTGTTCGTCGGGGATCAGATCTTCACCGACGTGATCACAGGAAAGAGGTTTGGTTTTTACACGATCAAGGTGAATCCTCTGTCCGACAGGGAATTCTTCGGCACAAAGTTGCTCAGAATCTTTGAAAAAATCTTGCTGACGTGCTGGAAGGGAAGATGAACGATGAAGTGTAAAGGATGTGGCGCCGAGATCCAGCACGAGGACGAAACACTCCCGGGTTACATACCCAAGGAAGTCTTCGAGAGGAGAAGTTTAGCAGGAGAAGAAATACTGTGTCAAAGGTGCTTCAGGGCGAGGCACTACGGTAAGTTGATGCCGGTGCGATTAGAAGATTTCTGGACTCAGCTCATAAACGTCATCAAAGAGGTGGACGTCGTAGTTTGGATCCTCGACATCACCGATTTCGAGGGCAGTTACGATCCAAAGATCTTTGAAGTCCTGTCCTCAGTCAAAAAGATTCTCGTTGTGAACAAAATAGATCTGCTTCCGAGGGCTGTGACCGTTCAGGAGATAGATAGCTGGGTGAGAAGACAGGTTTTAGACGAACCGTTCGACGTGATCCTCACCAGCGCAACGAAGCGTTACGGTTTGCGAAGGCTCAAAGAGAAGATCCTCGAGTTTCGACGCGTTCTCTTCGTCGGTGTGACGAACGTTGGAAAATCTTCGCTCTTCAAGGAAATCACAGGGAAGGATGTGAGCGTTACGCCGTTTCCAGGAACAACCTTAGGGTTGATACGCGCGAAGTTGTTCAACACCATTCTGTTTGATTCTCCAGGCATAACCACCAAACACAGATTGATAGATTTCTTGAGTCCGGAAAGTCAAAAAAAACTCACCCACGCAGATCATCTGAGCAGATTCACGTTCAAACCCGACAGGAACAGTGTAATTTTTCTTGGGGGAGTCTGCAGGCTGGATATCGACTTCAAATCGGAGCTGAGACCTATTTTTCAGATCTTTGCGAACGAGGCTGTGAAGTTCCACCAGACCAGCAAAGTCAAGGCCGATACGCTTTGGAAAAGACAGTATGGGAAACTCCTTGTTCCCCCATTCGATCCACAGGAGTTGCCAATCGAGAGCTTGAGCTTTCAAGAAAAGAGGTTCGAGCTGGACGCTTCCGAGGAGCTGGCGATTGCAGGTTTGGGCTGGTTGAGCGTTCGTCGAGGTCCGTTTGAAACATGTTTGAAAACCATCGATGGTATATATGTAAGAAAGAGAGAAGCGCTGATAAATCCCGCAAGAAAGGAGAGACGAGCATGAAGAAGAAAGAACCTGGTATCGTGGTTGGAGTGAGCAACAGGCACGTACATCTGTCGAGAGAGGACCTCGACATTCTGTTTGGCAAGGGTTATGAGCTGAAA
This window contains:
- a CDS encoding MBL fold metallo-hydrolase, with the translated sequence MILQIYSKALYSTWIYYAPERILFDAGEGVSLTMANRIYAIKYIFLTHGHVDHISGLWTIINSRNNSMGDREKPLTIYYPKGNTAVEEWLQFIVKVNGDLRFELNLVPITAGQKIFLRQAGSFARYVVPFRVRHTQYDQSFGYNVIEVRRRLKEEFKNLKESEIAHLSKELGQENITEAYEKKVLTISGDTYGIDPSDAFETEILLHECTFLKKEDRKMNAHAALDEVLSIAREARVKKLVLYHISTRYSGKIERYLKNLAEEPFEIHYVDPNELFTM
- the rplI gene encoding 50S ribosomal protein L9, coding for MKVILLKDIPGMGKANEVKEVSDGYARNYLIPKGLARPATEGEIKKIENERALKEHREDLMRKRSEEILKQLQRKVHRIEVKAGAGGKLFGALTGVALAEILSDSVGTQIDKRWIELEKPIKEIGLYDVKLRLPGGVKGTVKVEVIAEQKE
- a CDS encoding DUF4911 domain-containing protein, with the protein product MEYDVYLKMDSNDVHTLSYILEVEDNLLNMRKYENGVLRILVPADLLDELLNFLHNVKNCVKFELVDVRLNRGII
- a CDS encoding YqeG family HAD IIIA-type phosphatase, which encodes MGLFDLLKPDEFVNDLRNLQIERYLSMGKDVFVFDFDNTLGLWRNAEIKEDLKDMLEHLKSKGARVLIVSNGRPRKLKGLNDFDVIWRAGKPFSTKLKKIFEDFEPSRVVFVGDQIFTDVITGKRFGFYTIKVNPLSDREFFGTKLLRIFEKILLTCWKGR
- the yqeH gene encoding ribosome biogenesis GTPase YqeH, whose translation is MKCKGCGAEIQHEDETLPGYIPKEVFERRSLAGEEILCQRCFRARHYGKLMPVRLEDFWTQLINVIKEVDVVVWILDITDFEGSYDPKIFEVLSSVKKILVVNKIDLLPRAVTVQEIDSWVRRQVLDEPFDVILTSATKRYGLRRLKEKILEFRRVLFVGVTNVGKSSLFKEITGKDVSVTPFPGTTLGLIRAKLFNTILFDSPGITTKHRLIDFLSPESQKKLTHADHLSRFTFKPDRNSVIFLGGVCRLDIDFKSELRPIFQIFANEAVKFHQTSKVKADTLWKRQYGKLLVPPFDPQELPIESLSFQEKRFELDASEELAIAGLGWLSVRRGPFETCLKTIDGIYVRKREALINPARKERRA